A genomic window from Sphingobacterium sp. BN32 includes:
- a CDS encoding calcineurin-like phosphoesterase C-terminal domain-containing protein, which translates to MKKLYWSLLACLLCGTAVGQDFAKGTVYVDVNGNGRQDKKEAGLPGVSVSNGREVVLTDKNGKYELPVQNDNIIFVIKPSGYALPLDQNNLPKFYYIHKPQGSPELKYAGVAPTGPLPKSIDFGLKQQEESKSFSAFVFGDPQAYNEDELAYFLNGVVKEANQKKGPLFGISLGDLVGDNLSLHPGYQEAIGQMGLPWFNVMGNHDMNYDVEQDSLADEGFERAFGPANYAFNVGNAHFIVLDNIIYPHPQTGKGYQGGLRADQLDFVENNLKQVPKDKLIVLAFHIPLNVENNASFRNEDRQRLFDLLAPYANTLSLSAHTHYQQQNFYTDQHGWKGEKPHHEFNVGTTSGDWYSGILNAKGIPASTMRDGTPKGYAILAIDDNKYTFDYKVVDQADDYAMALFGPSVVKQKYAGRYSVFANFFLGSANDQVRYRIDNKEWKTMQRIETEDPAYRKDLLAYDGATTLIPGRRPSDAVKSAHLWKLDLPKLKAGKHSLVIEAVDMFGRTHTATKEIEVVE; encoded by the coding sequence ATGAAAAAACTATATTGGTCCTTGTTGGCTTGTCTTTTATGTGGGACGGCCGTGGGACAGGATTTTGCTAAGGGGACAGTTTATGTAGACGTTAATGGCAATGGTCGGCAGGACAAAAAAGAGGCCGGGTTGCCGGGTGTCAGCGTGAGTAATGGTCGCGAAGTGGTTTTAACCGACAAGAACGGGAAATACGAGCTTCCGGTACAGAACGACAACATTATTTTCGTGATTAAGCCATCGGGTTATGCCTTGCCTTTGGATCAGAACAACTTACCGAAGTTTTACTATATCCATAAGCCACAGGGTTCGCCGGAGTTAAAATATGCGGGAGTTGCACCAACAGGTCCGCTTCCGAAGTCGATTGATTTTGGCTTGAAGCAACAGGAGGAGTCGAAGTCTTTTTCAGCTTTTGTATTCGGCGATCCGCAGGCCTATAACGAGGATGAGCTGGCTTACTTCTTAAACGGTGTGGTGAAAGAAGCCAATCAGAAAAAAGGCCCTTTATTTGGTATCAGCTTAGGGGACCTGGTAGGCGATAATTTGAGCTTGCATCCTGGATATCAGGAGGCGATCGGGCAGATGGGTTTGCCTTGGTTCAATGTTATGGGTAACCACGATATGAACTACGATGTGGAGCAGGACTCTTTAGCGGATGAAGGTTTCGAGCGTGCTTTTGGTCCGGCGAATTATGCTTTCAACGTAGGTAATGCGCATTTCATTGTGTTAGACAACATCATCTATCCGCATCCTCAAACGGGTAAGGGTTATCAGGGAGGTTTACGTGCGGATCAACTGGACTTTGTGGAGAACAACTTAAAGCAGGTTCCTAAGGATAAACTGATTGTTTTGGCTTTCCATATTCCTTTGAATGTAGAGAATAATGCTTCCTTCCGCAATGAGGATAGACAGCGCTTGTTTGATTTATTGGCACCTTATGCGAATACGCTTTCCCTCTCTGCACACACTCATTATCAACAGCAAAATTTCTATACCGATCAGCATGGTTGGAAAGGCGAGAAGCCGCATCATGAATTTAATGTAGGAACGACCTCCGGCGATTGGTATTCCGGTATTTTGAATGCAAAGGGTATTCCTGCCTCGACGATGCGTGATGGTACGCCAAAGGGCTATGCGATATTAGCGATTGACGATAATAAGTATACGTTTGACTATAAGGTGGTCGATCAAGCGGATGATTATGCGATGGCTCTTTTTGGTCCTTCAGTTGTTAAACAGAAGTATGCCGGTCGTTATTCTGTTTTTGCAAACTTCTTTCTAGGATCAGCAAATGATCAGGTTCGCTATCGTATCGATAATAAAGAGTGGAAGACAATGCAAAGAATCGAGACAGAAGATCCCGCTTATAGAAAAGATTTGTTGGCTTACGATGGAGCAACAACGTTGATACCTGGTAGAAGACCAAGCGATGCGGTAAAGTCTGCACACCTTTGGAAGCTTGATTTACCAAAATTAAAAGCCGGGAAACATAGTCTTGTTATTGAAGCGGTGGATATGTTCGGAAGAACACATACAGCAACGAAAGAGATTGAGGTCGTTGAATAA
- a CDS encoding carboxypeptidase regulatory-like domain-containing protein → MDKSFNLKFLLFIPLLALSLFSQAFAQGTQASITGAVRDESGNPASNTTIRVRNESTGFTTTTVTNERGNFDIKQLPLGGPYHVQANHMEKGVGSASGIMLNQGDVARVNLLLISSSTSLDAVEVTASALKNSKDYFGAATAFSSKDIKSLPVNGRNFTTLTDLSPLSTGGSLSGQLGSSTNFTIDGMNAKNPTSAGSTTARSGAPYSISMEAVREFKVVTNQYDVTFGRSGGGTISAVTKSGTNTLSGSAFLFGRADWLTSKNDIRGNKRMGSYSTYQYGFSLGGPIIKDKLHFFVVWDRQQDNRSLLIADIGSPADEVLYRINKTTLDNFVSIAQNKYGVSKQAQYGSINKRRTSDAAFLRLDYQINEKNLLTIRNNLTYDYNPLGLADNTNITLLESYGNDKNFDNSFLATLRTSISPRVTNEVKVQHLYVYQNSTQGDQIGKNYIPRAIVENVTSNIDGKDLATNLQIGGHRFAQESFKNNVLQLTNNLYWDTDFAKYTFGLDVMATNSKSIYGSEVNGRFHFTNDKNAVPPINALQNFENLKPYRYYREVPLKDDIAVRGTIMNFGLYGQLRKNIAAGLEMTAGLRMDYAAYPKATFNQLVYDELKLRTDNRLSSFILQPRLQFTWDINENQTDFLRVGGGIFASDINNYMIINNLTFDGSNLATVDVRGAQVPTPDFEAYRKDPNSIPSLKEHQLPTINFTGEDAKVPTVYKANLSYTKLITDRLKVGITGFMTLGRNNYTYIERNLVSEPFFRLANEANRGVFVPAEKIPGNGQADWKDGRVSNKLGRALELTSLGKVNHYAVVLDATYQYFKDGAINASYTWNDTKDNTSFNGNVANTATLVQPVVDDPRNLSSITYSDNQFRHKLVVYGTAPTFYGFQFGFRFSGVAGSRYTLRAGGNINGDFVSSDNDLAFIFDPNGANTPEGIKKGIQGILDNPDAAQSMKDLLTKYSGRMSERNAGINDFFGTVDLRLAKNVRFYKTHSIELSMDVFNFMNMLNKEWGVNHALGNQALYKVDGFDQAKKQYNYSVNSVGAKGFSGNPFQAQFGVRYSF, encoded by the coding sequence ATGGACAAATCCTTTAACCTCAAATTTCTACTCTTTATCCCCTTATTAGCGTTAAGCCTTTTTTCACAGGCTTTTGCTCAAGGAACGCAAGCCTCCATCACCGGTGCTGTGCGTGACGAGTCCGGCAATCCGGCAAGCAATACAACCATCCGTGTTCGTAATGAGTCTACGGGTTTCACAACCACCACGGTTACGAACGAGCGTGGTAATTTTGACATCAAGCAGCTTCCCTTGGGTGGTCCATACCATGTACAGGCCAACCACATGGAAAAAGGTGTGGGATCGGCATCTGGCATTATGCTTAACCAGGGCGATGTTGCCCGTGTTAATTTGCTGTTGATTTCTTCCAGCACCTCCCTGGATGCAGTGGAAGTAACAGCATCTGCGTTGAAAAACTCAAAAGACTACTTCGGTGCTGCAACGGCATTCTCCTCCAAAGATATTAAATCGCTGCCGGTCAATGGGCGTAATTTTACGACCTTAACCGACCTTTCTCCCTTGTCTACCGGCGGTTCCCTTTCGGGTCAGCTTGGCTCATCCACCAACTTTACCATTGACGGTATGAACGCTAAGAACCCTACTTCTGCAGGTTCTACAACGGCAAGAAGTGGCGCTCCTTACTCCATCTCTATGGAGGCCGTGCGTGAGTTCAAAGTCGTAACCAATCAATATGATGTTACATTTGGACGTAGCGGTGGCGGTACGATCTCTGCTGTTACAAAATCAGGTACCAATACGCTTTCCGGATCCGCATTTTTATTTGGGCGCGCCGACTGGTTGACCAGCAAGAATGATATTCGCGGAAACAAACGCATGGGCAGCTATTCGACTTATCAGTACGGTTTCTCTCTGGGAGGGCCGATCATTAAAGATAAATTGCACTTTTTCGTCGTTTGGGATAGACAGCAAGACAATCGCTCCTTGTTGATCGCCGATATCGGATCTCCAGCTGATGAGGTCCTGTACCGCATCAACAAAACAACTTTAGACAACTTCGTCAGCATTGCACAAAATAAATACGGTGTATCGAAGCAGGCACAATACGGTTCCATCAATAAGCGCCGTACCTCAGATGCTGCATTCCTCCGCTTAGATTACCAAATCAACGAAAAGAATTTATTGACGATCCGCAACAACCTAACCTACGACTATAATCCATTAGGATTGGCGGACAACACGAATATCACCTTGTTAGAGTCTTATGGCAATGACAAGAATTTTGACAACAGCTTTCTAGCAACTCTTCGTACCTCGATTTCTCCTCGCGTAACGAATGAGGTGAAAGTTCAACATCTTTATGTTTACCAAAACTCGACACAGGGCGACCAAATTGGCAAGAATTATATCCCTCGCGCAATTGTAGAGAATGTAACTTCCAATATTGATGGTAAAGATTTGGCAACCAATCTTCAAATTGGTGGTCATCGTTTTGCGCAGGAGAGCTTTAAAAACAATGTTTTGCAGTTGACCAACAATTTGTATTGGGATACTGATTTCGCAAAATACACCTTCGGATTGGATGTTATGGCAACAAATTCCAAATCAATCTACGGTTCGGAAGTGAATGGTCGTTTCCACTTTACCAACGATAAAAATGCCGTTCCTCCGATCAACGCTTTACAGAATTTTGAAAACTTAAAACCCTACCGTTACTACCGTGAGGTTCCCCTGAAAGATGATATCGCTGTTCGCGGCACCATTATGAACTTCGGACTATACGGGCAGTTAAGAAAGAATATTGCGGCGGGTTTGGAGATGACGGCAGGTCTACGCATGGACTATGCGGCTTATCCGAAGGCGACTTTCAATCAATTGGTTTATGATGAGTTGAAGTTGCGCACGGACAACCGATTAAGTTCCTTTATCCTTCAGCCGAGGTTGCAGTTTACCTGGGATATCAATGAGAACCAGACAGACTTCTTGCGCGTAGGCGGGGGTATCTTCGCTTCGGATATCAACAACTATATGATCATCAACAACCTGACCTTCGATGGTTCTAATTTAGCGACTGTCGATGTACGCGGTGCGCAAGTACCAACGCCAGATTTTGAAGCCTACCGCAAAGATCCGAACAGCATTCCTTCATTGAAGGAACATCAGTTGCCTACGATCAACTTTACGGGCGAGGATGCGAAGGTTCCGACGGTTTACAAAGCCAATCTATCCTATACAAAGCTGATTACCGACCGTTTAAAAGTGGGAATTACAGGATTTATGACTTTAGGCAGAAACAATTATACCTATATCGAGCGCAACTTAGTAAGCGAGCCATTCTTCCGTTTAGCCAATGAGGCGAATCGCGGCGTATTCGTTCCGGCGGAGAAGATTCCGGGCAATGGACAGGCGGACTGGAAAGATGGCCGCGTGTCGAACAAGCTTGGACGTGCACTTGAATTAACCAGCTTAGGAAAAGTTAATCACTATGCGGTCGTGCTCGATGCAACCTATCAGTACTTTAAAGATGGAGCGATCAACGCTAGTTACACGTGGAACGATACGAAGGACAATACCTCTTTCAATGGAAACGTAGCGAATACGGCAACCTTGGTGCAACCTGTTGTTGATGATCCACGGAACCTAAGTTCTATTACCTATTCCGACAATCAATTCCGCCACAAATTAGTGGTATACGGTACGGCACCGACTTTCTATGGTTTCCAATTCGGATTCCGCTTCAGTGGGGTAGCAGGATCACGTTATACCCTTCGTGCGGGTGGTAACATCAATGGCGACTTTGTGTCATCAGACAATGACCTTGCCTTTATCTTCGACCCCAATGGCGCCAATACTCCTGAAGGGATCAAGAAAGGCATACAGGGAATTTTGGACAACCCCGATGCAGCACAAAGCATGAAAGACCTACTGACGAAATACTCCGGTCGTATGTCTGAACGGAATGCGGGTATCAACGATTTCTTCGGAACGGTCGATTTACGCCTTGCGAAAAATGTACGTTTCTATAAGACACACAGCATAGAGCTCTCTATGGATGTATTCAACTTCATGAATATGCTGAATAAGGAATGGGGTGTAAACCACGCCTTAGGAAATCAAGCTTTATACAAAGTTGACGGATTTGATCAAGCAAAAAAACAATATAACTATTCGGTAAACAGTGTCGGAGCGAAAGGCTTCTCTGGAAATCCATTCCAAGCGCAGTTTGGTGTAAGATATTCTTTTTAA
- a CDS encoding MFS transporter has protein sequence MTSLSPSSQLITTSEKSRIRLAVALFYFGQGLGFASWASRIPTIKTALGLSEAQLGTILLMLPIGQLITMPLSAAMVNRFGSKLVLPIVAIIYALILIPIALSPNAWYLGASLFLYGVAGNLCNISVNTQGVLAEDMYGKSIMSSFHGAWSLAGFTGALIGLLMTNIGFNTLSHFLVIVALLIVNILWNRPFLLAEQNKTETGERKTKYKPDAVIIQLGIIAFLSMATEGAMFDWSGVYFHDVVKAPEELVILGYASFMIMMATGRFIGDFVVGRFGRQRTLQISGILMFVGMLASVIFPNLWIGTLAFMLVGLGVACNVPTVYSVAGKHKSIPAGVALAMVSSISFLGFLMGPPLIGYIAELFSLRYSFALFSIFGLLMFVMTSRLKIFKNQ, from the coding sequence ATGACAAGCTTATCACCTAGCAGTCAACTGATAACCACTTCTGAAAAAAGTAGAATCCGTCTTGCTGTTGCTTTATTTTATTTTGGTCAGGGTTTGGGGTTTGCCTCTTGGGCAAGTCGTATTCCGACGATCAAAACAGCATTGGGCCTTTCGGAAGCACAGCTAGGGACTATCCTTTTGATGCTACCTATTGGTCAATTGATCACGATGCCCTTATCAGCAGCTATGGTCAATCGCTTTGGAAGTAAATTAGTGCTTCCCATTGTTGCGATTATCTATGCCTTGATTCTTATTCCGATTGCTTTATCGCCGAATGCCTGGTACTTGGGAGCTTCTCTATTCTTATACGGGGTGGCGGGCAACCTATGTAATATCTCGGTAAATACGCAGGGGGTACTGGCGGAGGATATGTATGGCAAGTCGATTATGTCGTCTTTCCATGGGGCTTGGAGTCTGGCGGGATTTACGGGGGCTTTAATTGGCCTTTTGATGACGAACATTGGGTTTAATACCCTCAGCCACTTCCTAGTTATCGTGGCGCTATTGATTGTCAATATCTTATGGAACCGTCCGTTCTTGCTAGCGGAGCAAAATAAAACAGAGACAGGCGAGCGGAAGACAAAATACAAACCCGACGCAGTGATTATACAGTTGGGAATCATCGCCTTTCTTTCTATGGCTACCGAGGGCGCCATGTTCGATTGGAGTGGTGTTTATTTCCACGATGTCGTGAAAGCACCGGAGGAATTGGTTATTTTGGGCTATGCCTCCTTTATGATCATGATGGCTACGGGTCGCTTTATCGGTGACTTTGTCGTTGGACGCTTTGGCAGACAGCGTACCTTACAGATATCGGGGATCCTGATGTTTGTTGGGATGTTGGCCTCTGTGATATTCCCTAATCTATGGATCGGTACCTTGGCGTTTATGCTGGTCGGTCTTGGCGTTGCCTGTAACGTCCCTACGGTTTACTCTGTTGCCGGCAAACATAAGAGTATCCCGGCAGGAGTCGCTTTAGCGATGGTTTCTAGTATTTCTTTTCTGGGTTTCCTGATGGGCCCACCGCTGATCGGTTATATCGCTGAGCTATTTAGCCTACGCTATTCATTCGCTCTGTTCTCGATATTCGGCCTTCTGATGTTCGTGATGACAAGCCGACTGAAAATCTTCAAAAACCAATAA
- a CDS encoding glycoside hydrolase family 43 protein produces MKLKLLCITCLALFAANLKSQTQDSAFLFSYFKGNGEDGLHLAYSEDGFEWTALKNDQSFLTPKLSPDKLMRDPCIIRGGDGKFHMVWTVSWTQKGIGYAHSDDLIHWSEQTYIPVMEHEEQARNTWAPEITYDAKNNLYMIYWATTITSAFPETQIDADNAYNHRMYYTTTSNFKTFTETQLLYDPGFNSIDATILPYKDKWMMLLKDETREPAEKNLKLAFADELEGPYGEASEPITGDYWAEGPTVSYDNGVWSIYFDKYVDKKFGMIQSSDLKNWKDVSDKLSMPKGIRHGTVLKISKKELAKLKEVKP; encoded by the coding sequence ATGAAACTTAAACTCCTTTGCATAACCTGTTTAGCTTTGTTTGCCGCGAACCTAAAATCGCAAACTCAGGACTCGGCTTTTCTCTTTTCCTATTTTAAAGGAAATGGAGAAGATGGTCTGCACCTGGCTTATAGCGAAGACGGATTTGAATGGACCGCCTTAAAGAACGACCAGTCTTTTCTAACCCCTAAATTGAGCCCCGATAAATTGATGCGCGACCCTTGTATTATTCGCGGTGGGGATGGCAAGTTTCATATGGTATGGACGGTTAGCTGGACACAAAAGGGGATAGGTTATGCCCATTCGGACGATTTAATACATTGGTCTGAACAGACTTATATTCCCGTTATGGAGCATGAGGAACAGGCGCGCAATACCTGGGCGCCGGAAATAACCTACGATGCGAAAAACAACCTGTACATGATCTATTGGGCGACTACGATTACCAGTGCTTTCCCGGAAACACAGATTGATGCCGACAACGCCTATAATCACCGGATGTATTATACCACGACATCTAACTTTAAAACCTTTACAGAGACACAACTGCTCTATGATCCGGGTTTCAATTCCATAGATGCGACGATTCTGCCTTACAAGGACAAATGGATGATGCTGCTGAAAGACGAAACCAGAGAGCCCGCAGAAAAGAATTTGAAACTAGCTTTTGCCGATGAGCTTGAGGGACCTTATGGCGAAGCCAGCGAACCCATTACTGGCGATTATTGGGCAGAAGGACCGACCGTATCTTACGATAATGGCGTCTGGTCGATTTACTTTGATAAATATGTAGACAAGAAGTTTGGGATGATACAGTCTTCAGACCTAAAGAACTGGAAGGATGTTTCCGATAAACTAAGCATGCCGAAGGGTATTCGGCATGGCACTGTATTAAAAATATCGAAAAAGGAACTGGCCAAACTAAAGGAGGTGAAACCCTGA
- a CDS encoding response regulator transcription factor, with the protein MKILVIEDDLRVAELIERGLSEQGFSVTLAYDGLSGKKLAFQVPFDLIITDIILPKMDGLDLSKQIRERLPEVPIIMLTALGTTDDKVEGFDAGADDYLVKPFEMRELIVRIRVLLKRKSNPSQVTGFVIQYADIVMNLHSKIVKRNQQEINLTPKEFNLLAFFLQNPERVISRTEIAEKVWDTHFDTGTNFIDVYINYLRKKIDKNFDKKLIHTKSGMGFILKEEQ; encoded by the coding sequence ATGAAAATATTGGTTATTGAAGATGATCTACGGGTTGCAGAACTCATAGAGCGAGGGCTCAGCGAGCAGGGTTTTTCAGTAACGCTCGCTTACGACGGGTTGTCGGGCAAGAAATTGGCTTTCCAGGTTCCCTTCGACCTCATCATTACCGATATCATCCTTCCGAAAATGGACGGCCTCGATCTTTCCAAACAGATTCGCGAGCGGCTGCCGGAGGTGCCTATCATTATGCTTACCGCTTTAGGGACGACCGACGACAAGGTTGAAGGTTTTGATGCTGGTGCGGATGACTATTTGGTAAAGCCTTTTGAAATGCGGGAGTTGATTGTTCGCATCCGTGTTTTACTCAAGCGGAAGAGCAATCCATCGCAGGTGACAGGCTTTGTGATTCAGTATGCGGATATTGTAATGAACCTGCACAGCAAGATTGTGAAGCGCAATCAGCAGGAGATAAACCTGACGCCAAAAGAGTTCAACCTGCTGGCTTTCTTCTTGCAGAACCCCGAGCGCGTAATCTCCAGGACAGAAATTGCCGAAAAGGTTTGGGATACACATTTTGATACGGGCACCAACTTTATCGACGTCTATATCAATTATCTGCGCAAGAAGATCGACAAGAATTTCGATAAGAAGCTGATCCATACCAAATCGGGCATGGGCTTTATTCTAAAAGAGGAGCAATGA
- a CDS encoding HAMP domain-containing sensor histidine kinase: protein MTARTRITLLFTGITAAILLLFSAVIYFSAKENREQEFYSLLNKEAITKANLFFNAHVDKKTLQDIYHNNRQILNEVEVAIYDSSFNLLYHDAVDIDFVKETKTMIEQINQEGEIRFYQEGWQVLGIKHVFEGKPYIIVAAAYDEYGYKKLTNLLNDSLLILFLSIAFLFFTGRFFSKKVFDPLKKMSVQAKQISANKLNLRLPTSGSKDELDELSSTFNAMLNRLENSFDAQKHFVSNIAHELRTPLAAIIAELELAEQPGKTNAEYQKAISDALADARKLARLSNSLLDLAKASYDPSEITFKSVRLDEVLLDAIGLVQRVDRDYRVEFHFEQEFEDDQEISIQGNEYLLKVAFVNLIENACKFSADHKATVGLQFDSEKISLVFTDSGIGIQDADLPHIFSPFYRGANDRFTPGHGIGLSLTQKIVHLHSGDISVTSRQGKGSSFSIRFFRSIPSF, encoded by the coding sequence ATGACAGCAAGAACTCGGATTACGCTGCTCTTTACTGGAATTACTGCAGCCATACTGTTGCTGTTCTCGGCGGTAATCTATTTTTCTGCCAAGGAGAATCGGGAGCAAGAATTCTATTCGCTTTTAAATAAAGAAGCAATCACGAAAGCCAACCTCTTCTTCAACGCCCATGTAGACAAGAAAACCCTTCAAGATATCTATCATAACAATCGGCAAATCCTCAATGAAGTGGAAGTCGCCATTTACGACAGCAGCTTCAACCTGCTCTACCACGACGCGGTGGACATTGATTTTGTGAAGGAAACAAAGACAATGATCGAGCAGATTAATCAAGAGGGCGAGATCCGTTTCTACCAAGAGGGCTGGCAAGTATTGGGGATCAAGCATGTGTTTGAGGGCAAGCCCTATATAATCGTTGCTGCAGCTTATGATGAATATGGCTATAAGAAGCTGACGAACCTGCTGAACGATAGCCTACTCATTCTATTCCTGTCAATCGCTTTTTTATTCTTCACGGGAAGATTTTTCTCCAAGAAGGTCTTTGACCCGCTGAAGAAGATGTCGGTGCAGGCGAAGCAGATCTCTGCCAACAAACTTAACCTACGCTTACCGACTTCCGGGAGCAAAGATGAACTGGATGAGCTTTCGTCGACCTTCAACGCGATGTTAAATCGACTAGAAAATTCCTTCGATGCACAAAAGCATTTTGTTTCCAATATTGCCCATGAACTTCGGACGCCTCTGGCGGCCATCATCGCAGAGCTGGAACTTGCCGAACAGCCGGGAAAAACTAATGCGGAATATCAGAAAGCCATATCGGATGCCCTCGCGGACGCCCGAAAGCTGGCTCGCCTTTCGAATAGTTTATTGGATCTGGCCAAGGCAAGTTATGATCCCTCAGAAATCACCTTTAAATCGGTGCGCTTGGATGAAGTTCTCTTAGATGCAATAGGTCTTGTACAGCGCGTAGACCGCGATTACCGTGTGGAATTCCACTTTGAGCAGGAATTTGAGGACGATCAAGAGATTTCTATACAGGGCAACGAATACCTGCTAAAGGTTGCTTTTGTCAATCTGATTGAAAATGCCTGCAAATTTTCGGCAGACCATAAAGCAACGGTAGGTCTTCAATTCGATTCGGAGAAAATCAGCTTGGTTTTCACTGATTCCGGAATCGGCATTCAGGATGCAGACCTCCCTCATATCTTTAGTCCATTTTATCGCGGTGCCAATGATCGTTTTACGCCGGGGCATGGCATTGGCTTATCACTTACGCAAAAGATTGTGCATCTGCATAGCGGCGATATTTCGGTAACATCCCGACAGGGCAAAGGCAGCAGTTTCAGCATCCGTTTTTTTCGCAGCATCCCTTCCTTCTAA
- a CDS encoding MgtC/SapB family protein, with the protein MELLTFTTRIMLSLLFGIGIGMERQWRQRSAGLRTNTLVSLGATVFVLLSIHIGGNAVGRIASYIVSGIGFLGAGVIMKDGQSIQGLNTAATIWCSAAVGSLCGLGLFPEAAIVTIAIVCTHLMLRPIGLALGRLNFPSSIDEHVDYVLTLSCNPSIENQMRVLLIQLLNNENNLLLKSLSSDDSADKKQVFIRAVIKTIERQDSLVERVVSRLTIEEQVYRASWEISSLQTEL; encoded by the coding sequence ATGGAACTATTGACTTTTACAACGAGAATAATGCTGAGCTTACTGTTCGGTATAGGCATCGGAATGGAGCGGCAATGGCGACAACGGAGCGCCGGTCTTCGCACCAATACTTTGGTGTCGCTGGGGGCTACGGTCTTTGTGCTGCTATCCATCCATATCGGGGGGAATGCTGTGGGTCGTATCGCCTCCTATATCGTGAGCGGGATTGGCTTTTTGGGTGCCGGAGTGATTATGAAAGACGGGCAGAGCATACAGGGCCTCAATACGGCTGCAACGATTTGGTGCTCGGCAGCAGTAGGTTCTCTATGTGGTCTGGGTCTATTTCCGGAGGCTGCCATCGTCACCATCGCCATCGTTTGCACGCATTTGATGCTCCGACCTATTGGTCTGGCCTTAGGACGTCTTAACTTCCCTTCTTCCATCGATGAACATGTAGACTACGTCTTGACGCTAAGCTGTAACCCCAGTATAGAAAATCAAATGCGCGTCCTGTTGATTCAGCTGCTCAACAATGAGAACAATCTCCTATTGAAGTCCTTAAGCAGTGACGACAGTGCAGACAAGAAACAGGTATTTATTCGGGCGGTAATCAAAACGATCGAGCGCCAAGATTCGCTGGTCGAGCGCGTCGTGAGCCGCCTGACGATCGAGGAACAAGTGTATAGAGCAAGCTGGGAGATTAGCAGCCTGCAAACGGAGCTATAA